A single Panthera tigris isolate Pti1 chromosome A3, P.tigris_Pti1_mat1.1, whole genome shotgun sequence DNA region contains:
- the NDUFAF7 gene encoding protein arginine methyltransferase NDUFAF7, mitochondrial isoform X2, with amino-acid sequence MLGEKGDFITSPEISQIFGELLGIWFISEWMATGKNAAFQLVELGPGRGTLSGDILRVFSQLGSVLKNCDISIHLVEVSEKLSEIQALTLTEEKVPLERNPGSPAYMKGVTKSGIPISWYRDLQDVPKGYSFYLAHEFFDVLPVHKFQKTPQGWREVFIDIDPQASDKLRFVLAPCVTPAEVFIQSDETRDHVEVCPEAGVIIQELSQRIALTGGAALIADYGHDGTKTDTFRGFCGHKLHDVLIAPGTADLTADVDFSYLRRMAEGKVASLGPIKQQTFLKNMGIDVRLKVLADKSDEPSRQQLLQGYDMLMNPKKMGERFHFFALLPHQRLHGGSHPMNACQSKPSPSPVAGFGELAWR; translated from the exons CTGCTAGGTATATGGTTCATTAGTGAATGGATGGCCACTGGAAAAAATGCAGCTTTCCAACTGGTGGAACTGGGCCCAGGCAGGGGTACCCTCTCGGGAGATATTTTGAGG gTGTTCAGTCAGCTGGGATCTGTGCTGAAAAACTGTGACATTTCAATACATCTGGTAGAGGTGAGCGAAAAACTGAGTGAGATTCAAGCATTAACACTGACTGAAGAGAAGGTCCCTCTAGAGCGAAATCCTGGATCCCCCGCATATATGAAAGGTGTTACTAAATCTGGGATTCCAATTTCCTGGTACCGAGATCTGCAAGATGTTCCAAAAG gGTACAGCTTTTATCTTGCGCATGAATTTTTCGATGTTCTTCCTGTGCATAAGTTTCAG AAAACTCCGCAAGGATGGCGAGAAGTATTCATCGATATTGATCCCCAAGCTTCTGATAAACTGCGGTTTGTTTTGGCGCCTTGTGTCACCCCAGCGGAAGTCTTCATACAA AGTGATGAAACGAGGGATCACGTGGAAGTGTGTCCTGAAGCTGGTGTAATTATTCAGGAACTTTCTCAACGCATTGCGCTGACTGGAGGGGCTGCGCTGATTGCCGATTATGGTCATGATGGGACTAAGACAGACACCTTCAGA ggaTTTTGTGGCCATAAGCTTCATGATGTCCTTATCGCCCCGGGAACTGCAGACCTAACAGCTGATGTGGACTTCAGTTATTTGCGCAGAATGGCAGAGGGAAAAGTAGCTTCTCTGGGTCCAATAAAACAACAGacgtttttaaaaaacatgggcATTGATGTCCGGCTGAAG GTTCTTGCAGACAAATCagatgagccatccaggcagcagTTACTTCAGGGGTATGATATGTTGATGAATCCTAAGAAGATGGGagaaagatttcacttttttgccTTGCTACCTCATCAGAGACTTCATGGTGGAAGCCATCCGATGAATGCATGTCAGTCAAAACCTTCTCCGTCACCTGTGGCTGGGTTTGGTGAACTTGCctggaggtga